From the Streptococcus sp. 29887 genome, one window contains:
- a CDS encoding DEAD/DEAH box helicase, whose protein sequence is MKFTDLQLSEDILLAVEKAGFETPSPIQEQTIPLALEGKDVIGQAQTGTGKTAAFGLPTLNKIDIDNQAVQALIIAPTRELAVQSQEELFKFGREKGVKVRSVYGGSSIEKQIKALRSGAHIVVGTPGRLLDLIKRKALKLDGVETLILDEADEMLNMGFLDDIEAIIERVPESRQTLLFSATMPDPIKRIGVKFMKEPEHVKIAAKELTNVNVDQYYIRVKENEKFDTMTRLMDVDQPELSIVFGRTKRRVDELTRGLKLRGFRAEGIHGDLDQNKRLRVIRDFKNDQIDVLVATDVAARGLDISGVTHVYNYDIPQDPESYVHRIGRTGRAGQSGQSITFVSPNEMGYLAIIEDLTKKRMKGLKPATAEEAFEAKKKVALKKIERDMVDETIRSNFDKFKKDAVKLAAEFTPEELALYVLSLTVQDPDSLPEVEIAREKPLPFKFAPGQAKGKGGRAGRDRDRGGRRDGDRNRDRGGRRGDRNDRNRRDDKFKRDNRRQDNKKPHQRTSSEKKTGFVIRNKGER, encoded by the coding sequence TTGAAATTTACAGATTTACAGTTGTCAGAAGACATTTTGCTTGCCGTTGAGAAGGCTGGTTTTGAAACGCCGTCACCAATCCAGGAGCAGACCATTCCGCTTGCTCTTGAAGGCAAGGATGTGATTGGTCAGGCCCAGACGGGGACAGGGAAAACCGCAGCTTTTGGTCTGCCAACCCTCAACAAGATTGACATCGACAATCAAGCTGTTCAAGCCTTGATTATTGCCCCAACGCGTGAGTTGGCGGTGCAAAGTCAAGAGGAGCTTTTCAAATTTGGTCGTGAAAAGGGTGTAAAAGTTCGCTCTGTTTACGGCGGTTCTAGCATTGAAAAACAAATCAAGGCTCTTCGCTCGGGTGCCCACATCGTAGTTGGTACACCTGGTCGTCTCTTGGACTTGATTAAACGCAAGGCTCTCAAGCTTGACGGTGTTGAAACCCTTATTCTTGATGAAGCGGATGAAATGCTTAACATGGGCTTCTTGGATGATATTGAAGCCATCATCGAACGTGTGCCAGAAAGCCGTCAAACTCTTCTATTTTCTGCGACCATGCCTGATCCAATCAAGCGTATCGGTGTTAAGTTCATGAAAGAACCTGAGCACGTTAAGATTGCGGCCAAGGAATTGACCAACGTCAACGTGGACCAATACTATATCCGTGTCAAAGAAAATGAGAAATTTGACACCATGACACGCCTTATGGACGTTGACCAGCCAGAATTGTCTATCGTCTTCGGTCGTACTAAGCGCCGTGTTGACGAATTGACGCGTGGTTTGAAATTGCGTGGTTTCCGTGCAGAAGGTATCCATGGAGATTTGGACCAAAACAAGCGCCTTCGTGTCATCCGTGACTTTAAAAATGACCAGATTGATGTCTTGGTTGCGACAGACGTAGCAGCACGTGGTTTGGATATCTCAGGTGTGACACACGTCTACAACTACGATATTCCACAAGACCCAGAAAGCTATGTGCACCGTATCGGTCGTACAGGTCGTGCTGGTCAATCCGGTCAGTCTATTACCTTTGTATCTCCAAATGAGATGGGCTACTTGGCTATCATCGAAGATTTGACCAAGAAACGTATGAAGGGACTGAAGCCGGCAACTGCTGAAGAGGCCTTTGAAGCCAAGAAAAAAGTTGCTTTGAAGAAGATTGAGCGTGATATGGTTGATGAAACTATCCGTAGCAATTTTGATAAGTTTAAGAAGGATGCTGTTAAATTGGCAGCTGAATTTACCCCTGAAGAGCTTGCTCTCTACGTACTCAGCCTAACTGTACAAGATCCAGATAGCTTGCCAGAGGTAGAAATTGCGCGTGAAAAACCATTGCCATTCAAGTTTGCGCCTGGTCAAGCCAAGGGCAAGGGTGGACGTGCTGGTCGCGACCGTGATCGTGGAGGTCGTCGTGATGGTGACCGCAATCGAGATCGTGGAGGACGTCGTGGTGACCGCAATGACCGCAACCGTCGCGATGACAAGTTCAAACGTGACAACCGCCGTCAAGATAATAAAAAACCACACCAACGCACCTCAAGTGAAAAGAAAACAGGCTTTGTAATTCGCAATAAGGGTGAGAGATAA
- a CDS encoding ISL3 family transposase — MEQLNLITNLLRIKDKNITISNEYDMGTHLELHGHLDYTAPKCPSCKGQMAKYDFQKPSKIPYLETAGYPLLIRLRKRRFKCKDCRKIAVAETPLVKKNHQISVAVNQKIAQLLIENQAMTHIAHRLSISTSSVMRKLNEFKFETDWNTLPEVMSWDEYAFKKGKMSFIAQDFNSLNVITILDGRTQATIRNHFLRYPRKVRNQVKVITMDMFSPYYKLARQLFPNTKIVLDRFHIVQHLSRAMNRVRILIMNQFDRKSQEYRSLKRYWKLIQQDSRKLSDKRFYRPMFRMHLTNKEILEKLLSFSEELRQHYELYQLLLFHFQEKNSDHFFDLIEQEIANVNPIFQTVFKTFLKDKEKVLNAMELPYSNAKLEATNNLIKVIKRNAFGFRNFENFKKRILIALNIKKERTNFVLSRC; from the coding sequence ATGGAACAACTAAATCTTATCACAAATCTTCTCAGAATTAAAGACAAAAATATCACTATCTCTAATGAATATGATATGGGAACTCACTTAGAACTTCATGGTCATTTGGATTATACAGCCCCTAAATGTCCCTCCTGCAAGGGACAAATGGCAAAATACGACTTCCAAAAACCCTCCAAAATTCCCTACCTAGAAACTGCTGGTTATCCCTTGCTTATCCGACTTAGAAAGCGTCGCTTCAAGTGTAAAGATTGCAGAAAAATAGCGGTCGCTGAAACTCCTCTTGTCAAGAAGAACCACCAAATCTCCGTCGCTGTTAACCAGAAGATTGCTCAATTACTCATCGAAAATCAAGCAATGACACATATTGCACACAGGCTATCTATCTCAACCTCATCAGTTATGAGAAAGCTTAATGAGTTCAAGTTTGAAACAGATTGGAATACCTTACCTGAGGTGATGAGCTGGGATGAGTATGCCTTCAAAAAGGGGAAAATGAGCTTTATCGCTCAAGATTTCAACTCCCTAAATGTCATAACTATTCTAGACGGAAGAACACAAGCAACCATCCGAAACCACTTTCTACGCTATCCTAGAAAGGTTAGAAATCAAGTCAAAGTCATTACCATGGATATGTTTAGTCCTTACTACAAATTGGCTAGACAGCTATTTCCAAACACCAAGATTGTTCTGGACCGCTTTCACATTGTGCAGCACCTTAGCCGTGCTATGAACCGCGTTCGTATTCTAATTATGAATCAATTCGACAGAAAATCGCAGGAATACCGGTCCTTGAAACGCTACTGGAAATTGATACAACAAGATAGCCGTAAACTCAGCGATAAACGATTTTATCGCCCTATGTTTCGCATGCACTTGACTAACAAGGAAATCCTAGAAAAACTACTGTCTTTTTCAGAGGAACTACGACAGCACTATGAACTCTATCAGCTTCTCTTGTTCCATTTCCAAGAGAAAAACTCAGATCATTTCTTTGACCTTATCGAACAGGAAATAGCCAATGTTAATCCTATTTTCCAGACGGTATTTAAGACATTTCTAAAGGATAAAGAAAAGGTTTTAAACGCCATGGAATTGCCTTATTCGAACGCCAAACTGGAAGCTACCAACAATCTCATCAAAGTCATTAAAAGAAATGCCTTTGGTTTCAGGAACTTTGAAAATTTTAAAAAACGTATTTTGATTGCTTTGAACATAAAGAAAGAGAGAACGAACTTCGTCCTCTCTAGGTGTTAG
- a CDS encoding TIGR02206 family membrane protein, giving the protein MNDFFTNQVSHGPHLGLFTHLGLLLPLFILLYLTTRYYTKTWFNRLFWTILLFQVVSLYTWYIWSDWSLSESLPFYHCRLAILFLLFARKGDLKLYFSYLGLIGSLVAFIYPVFDPFPFPHLTFFTFVVGHYALAVLCLSYILTEGHQFSLSRRERLSLTVMLHLVMLFVNWLTKGNYGYLTRLPIVNSQGTWFNFVLLSLIISCLISSVQVGFQLYWKKKLVYLLQD; this is encoded by the coding sequence ATGAATGATTTTTTTACTAATCAAGTTTCGCATGGCCCGCATCTAGGGTTATTTACTCACCTTGGCTTGTTGCTACCGCTTTTTATCTTGCTTTACTTGACCACGCGATATTATACTAAAACTTGGTTTAATCGTTTGTTTTGGACAATTTTACTTTTTCAAGTGGTTAGTCTATATACTTGGTATATTTGGTCCGATTGGTCCCTTTCTGAAAGTTTACCCTTTTATCATTGTCGACTAGCCATATTATTTTTACTGTTTGCTAGGAAGGGAGATTTGAAACTCTACTTTTCCTATCTTGGTCTCATTGGTTCCTTGGTGGCTTTTATTTACCCGGTCTTCGATCCCTTTCCTTTTCCACATCTGACCTTCTTTACCTTTGTGGTTGGTCATTATGCTTTAGCAGTGTTGTGTTTGTCTTATATTTTGACAGAGGGACATCAATTCAGTCTTTCAAGACGGGAGCGTTTGTCACTGACAGTCATGCTTCATCTGGTCATGCTTTTTGTTAATTGGTTGACAAAAGGTAATTATGGTTATTTGACTCGCTTACCCATAGTCAATAGCCAAGGGACTTGGTTCAATTTTGTCCTACTTTCACTAATAATATCATGTTTAATTAGTTCTGTTCAGGTAGGGTTCCAATTATATTGGAAAAAGAAATTAGTCTATCTACTCCAAGATTGA
- a CDS encoding ATP-binding cassette domain-containing protein encodes MNRENVLLRIEGMSKVYGQQAAVDQISFAIQRGEICGLVGQNGAGKTTLIRILSGLIFPSAGQLVYPKPVKMGAIIESPTLYPNMSAWDNLMYAALQLSLENPKERIQQVLDLVGLGDVDRKKKVKNFSLGMRQRMSIALAIIDFPEFLILDEPINGLDPSGIKEVRDIILRLRDEYGMTVLISSHILSELELLADRFVIMHKGKVIRDLTRSDLAAVVARKLYLDTADNAAVKAYLEEKGLEVSLEEAGLVLDADEHVQSLIDLVGQSGIEILEIYRQGQHLEEYYLSLLN; translated from the coding sequence ATGAATAGAGAGAATGTCTTGTTGCGGATTGAGGGGATGAGTAAGGTCTATGGTCAGCAGGCTGCGGTAGATCAGATATCCTTCGCCATCCAGCGTGGAGAGATTTGTGGCTTGGTTGGGCAAAATGGCGCGGGGAAAACAACTCTGATCCGAATCTTGTCAGGGCTGATTTTTCCCTCGGCTGGTCAACTGGTCTATCCAAAACCAGTGAAGATGGGGGCTATTATTGAGTCGCCTACTCTGTATCCCAACATGTCTGCCTGGGACAATCTCATGTATGCGGCTCTGCAATTATCCCTGGAAAATCCCAAGGAGCGTATCCAGCAGGTGCTGGACTTGGTTGGTCTGGGGGATGTGGATCGGAAGAAGAAGGTCAAAAATTTTTCGCTTGGGATGCGGCAGCGGATGTCCATTGCCTTGGCGATTATTGATTTTCCAGAGTTTTTGATTTTGGATGAGCCGATCAATGGTTTGGATCCGTCTGGGATCAAGGAGGTGCGGGACATTATCTTGCGCTTGCGGGATGAGTACGGAATGACGGTCTTGATTTCTAGTCATATCTTGTCGGAGTTGGAGTTGTTGGCAGATCGTTTTGTCATCATGCACAAGGGCAAGGTCATTCGTGATCTGACCAGGTCTGATTTGGCAGCGGTCGTGGCGAGAAAGCTCTATCTGGATACGGCAGACAATGCAGCTGTGAAGGCTTATTTGGAAGAAAAGGGGCTGGAAGTTAGTTTGGAAGAGGCTGGTTTGGTCTTGGATGCGGATGAACATGTTCAATCTCTTATTGATTTGGTGGGTCAATCAGGGATTGAAATTCTGGAGATTTACCGTCAGGGCCAGCATTTGGAAGAGTATTATTTGAGTTTGTTGAACTAG
- a CDS encoding PH domain-containing protein, translating into MGLFSGLMGNASQMNNDKVEQELADILLDAEQVEMAFSLVRDLIVFTEHRLILVDKQGMSGKKVSYKSIPYRSISRFTVETSGHFDLDAELKIWISSAAEPAETLQFKSDKSVIAIQKALASAVLGK; encoded by the coding sequence ATGGGTTTGTTTTCAGGTTTGATGGGCAATGCCTCGCAGATGAATAATGATAAGGTAGAGCAAGAGTTGGCAGACATCCTTCTGGATGCGGAACAGGTGGAGATGGCCTTTAGTTTGGTTCGCGATTTGATTGTTTTCACAGAACACCGTTTGATTTTGGTGGACAAACAAGGAATGTCAGGTAAGAAGGTTTCCTACAAGTCTATTCCCTATCGTTCGATTTCACGATTTACGGTCGAAACCTCCGGTCATTTTGACTTGGATGCTGAATTGAAGATTTGGATTTCTTCTGCGGCAGAACCAGCAGAAACTCTTCAGTTCAAGAGTGATAAGAGTGTTATTGCTATCCAAAAAGCCTTGGCATCCGCTGTTTTGGGGAAATAA
- a CDS encoding peptide chain release factor 3 has product MSLQEEIKKRRTFAIISHPDAGKTTITEQLLYFGGEIREAGTVKGKKTGNFAKSDWMDIEKQRGISVTSSVMQFDYAGKRVNILDTPGHEDFSEDTYRTLMAVDAAVMVVDSAKGIEAQTKKLFEVVKHRNIPVFTFINKLDRDGREPLDLLQELEEVLGIASYPMNWPIGMGKSFEGLYDLHNKRLELYRSEERFASLDEGDKLFGSNPFYAQVLDDIELLAEAGNEFSEQAILDGDLTPVFFGSALTNFGVQTFLDTFLEFAPEPHGHKTTTGDVIDPLNKDFSGFVFKIQANMDPRHRDRIAFVRVVSGEFERGMAVNLPRTGKGAKLSNVTQFMAESRENVENAVAGDIIGVYDTGTYQVGDTLTVGKNKFEFEPLPTFTPEIFMKVSAKNVMKQKSFHKGIEQLVQEGAIQLYKNYQTGEYMLGAVGQLQFEVFKHRMEGEYNAEVVMTPMGKKTVRWIKPEDLDERMSSSRNILAKDRFDQPVFLFENDFALRWFADKYPDVELEEKM; this is encoded by the coding sequence ATGTCACTACAAGAAGAAATCAAGAAACGACGCACTTTTGCGATCATCTCTCACCCGGACGCGGGTAAGACCACTATTACCGAGCAGTTGCTCTACTTTGGGGGTGAAATTCGTGAGGCAGGTACGGTCAAGGGGAAAAAGACTGGTAACTTTGCCAAGTCTGACTGGATGGATATCGAGAAACAGCGTGGTATCTCTGTTACCTCATCTGTTATGCAGTTTGACTATGCGGGCAAGCGGGTTAACATTTTGGATACGCCAGGACACGAGGACTTCTCTGAGGATACCTATCGGACCTTGATGGCGGTGGATGCGGCTGTCATGGTGGTGGACTCTGCCAAGGGTATCGAGGCCCAGACTAAAAAACTCTTTGAGGTTGTGAAGCACCGCAACATCCCAGTCTTTACCTTCATCAACAAGTTGGACCGTGATGGTCGTGAGCCGCTTGATTTATTGCAGGAGTTGGAAGAAGTCTTGGGCATTGCCAGCTATCCGATGAACTGGCCGATTGGTATGGGGAAATCCTTCGAGGGACTCTATGACCTCCATAACAAACGCTTGGAACTCTACCGTAGCGAGGAGCGTTTTGCAAGCTTGGATGAGGGTGATAAGTTATTTGGCTCCAACCCATTTTATGCACAAGTTCTGGATGATATTGAACTTTTGGCGGAAGCTGGAAATGAATTTTCAGAGCAGGCGATTTTGGACGGCGATTTGACCCCTGTTTTCTTCGGTTCAGCCCTGACCAACTTTGGTGTGCAGACCTTCCTTGATACCTTCTTGGAATTTGCTCCAGAGCCACATGGTCACAAGACAACGACAGGGGATGTCATTGACCCGCTCAATAAAGATTTTTCAGGCTTTGTTTTCAAAATCCAAGCCAACATGGATCCTCGTCACCGCGACCGCATTGCCTTTGTTCGTGTGGTTTCGGGTGAATTTGAACGCGGTATGGCGGTCAACCTGCCTCGTACAGGCAAGGGGGCTAAGTTGTCCAACGTGACCCAGTTCATGGCCGAGTCCCGTGAGAATGTGGAAAATGCAGTGGCGGGGGACATTATCGGGGTTTACGATACAGGAACCTATCAGGTAGGAGATACCCTGACCGTAGGCAAGAACAAGTTTGAATTCGAACCGCTACCAACCTTTACTCCGGAAATTTTCATGAAAGTGTCTGCTAAAAACGTCATGAAACAAAAATCCTTCCACAAGGGAATTGAGCAACTGGTGCAAGAAGGAGCTATCCAGCTCTACAAGAACTACCAGACAGGCGAGTATATGCTGGGTGCTGTTGGTCAGCTCCAGTTTGAAGTTTTCAAACACCGCATGGAAGGCGAGTACAATGCAGAAGTGGTCATGACACCAATGGGTAAAAAGACAGTCCGTTGGATCAAGCCAGAAGACCTGGATGAACGCATGTCTTCAAGCCGTAATATTCTTGCTAAAGACCGCTTTGACCAACCAGTTTTCCTTTTTGAAAATGACTTCGCCCTCCGCTGGTTTGCGGACAAATATCCGGATGTGGAGTTGGAAGAGAAGATGTAA
- a CDS encoding ATP-binding cassette domain-containing protein, with the protein MFYYLRKCKLAIVAYIAVSVVYALILAATGFIYAQVSEAAISGDQKAFMTSSVIAVVFFLCDGYFDYLPRYFKFKVINQIMEETRNQLVTVYAREDLGEAAKDSQADKVHVLVHHLNILETTYLTPLLSMVTSILVFSFSLIGALYLQGTMAMIMLALCFIPFLAPVINKGILARVTKDSQEEKNAYLALFSEFVEALSFIRISTITPVFQEKLAVSSQEYTRRANRFAQKQSQTYAVSYSLSSVVYSGSWIIGGIFVFQGLLNISDLIAMTTLMGTVAGPIQTMSGLLTDYLSSRTVVEELTGLLNRKEEGQAAKPVLKESITSLALEGIDCRYQDHLIVENFSYLFQANKKYAILGKSGSGKTTLLRLLLGIQKPEAGRVLVNQRNLAELDQLALFRKIYYLPQKTNLFTASIGDNLTLFAPLDENKAMGCLRQVGLEDWFYRQGDGFATLLTSSQQLSGGEERRFDLARALYRDAEVFLFDEPTTGLDSQSEQLIADSLEKIRDKLVIVVTHSQEESFLALFDEQVHLSV; encoded by the coding sequence TTGTTTTACTACCTTAGAAAATGCAAGTTGGCAATAGTTGCTTATATTGCTGTGTCGGTGGTCTATGCTCTGATTTTAGCGGCAACGGGTTTTATTTATGCGCAAGTTTCGGAAGCGGCCATATCTGGTGACCAAAAGGCATTTATGACTAGTTCGGTGATTGCAGTGGTATTCTTTTTATGTGACGGCTATTTTGATTACCTGCCGCGCTATTTCAAGTTTAAGGTAATCAATCAGATTATGGAAGAGACGCGCAATCAATTAGTGACTGTCTATGCGCGTGAGGACTTAGGAGAGGCAGCAAAAGACAGTCAGGCAGATAAGGTCCATGTCTTGGTTCATCATCTGAACATCTTAGAAACTACCTATCTAACGCCGCTTCTATCCATGGTGACAAGCATATTAGTCTTTAGTTTTTCCTTGATAGGGGCTCTCTACCTTCAAGGAACCATGGCTATGATCATGTTGGCGCTCTGCTTTATTCCATTTTTGGCTCCGGTGATTAATAAGGGGATTTTAGCTCGTGTGACAAAGGACAGTCAGGAGGAGAAGAATGCCTATCTCGCCTTGTTTAGTGAGTTTGTAGAAGCTCTCTCTTTTATCCGCATCAGCACCATCACGCCAGTTTTTCAAGAAAAGCTGGCGGTATCTAGTCAGGAATACACTAGGCGTGCTAACCGTTTTGCCCAAAAACAATCCCAGACCTATGCGGTTTCCTACAGTTTGAGCAGCGTAGTCTATTCAGGTTCCTGGATTATTGGAGGGATATTTGTCTTCCAAGGTCTGCTGAACATTTCGGATTTGATTGCTATGACAACCCTGATGGGAACTGTAGCAGGTCCTATCCAAACCATGTCAGGCTTGCTGACGGATTATCTTTCTAGTCGGACGGTTGTGGAGGAGTTGACAGGTCTCTTAAATAGGAAGGAAGAAGGTCAAGCTGCCAAGCCAGTTTTGAAGGAATCCATTACGAGCCTTGCTCTGGAAGGGATTGATTGTCGCTATCAAGACCATCTGATTGTGGAGAATTTTTCTTATCTTTTTCAGGCCAATAAAAAATATGCTATCTTGGGCAAGAGCGGGAGTGGGAAGACGACCTTGCTCCGCCTCTTGCTGGGGATTCAGAAACCAGAGGCTGGAAGAGTCCTGGTCAACCAGAGGAATCTGGCAGAACTGGATCAGCTTGCCCTCTTTCGGAAAATTTACTACCTACCGCAGAAAACCAATCTATTTACAGCTAGCATCGGGGATAATTTGACCTTGTTTGCACCTTTAGATGAGAATAAAGCAATGGGTTGCTTGCGGCAAGTTGGTTTAGAGGACTGGTTCTATCGGCAGGGAGATGGATTTGCTACTCTCTTGACCTCTTCTCAGCAATTATCAGGTGGGGAAGAGAGACGGTTTGATTTGGCGCGTGCCCTTTACCGTGATGCAGAGGTCTTTTTATTTGATGAACCTACAACAGGCTTAGATTCTCAAAGCGAACAATTGATTGCAGATAGTCTCGAGAAAATAAGGGACAAACTGGTGATTGTTGTGACACACTCTCAGGAGGAAAGTTTTTTAGCCCTCTTTGATGAGCAGGTTCATCTATCAGTTTGA
- a CDS encoding YitT family protein, which yields MSKIGLKDCLLIVMGGILYALVLNMLVIPHEFGEGGVTGLALLFYYTMGMEAGVTSFIFNGVLLVLAYRFLSRVRVFYTFLAVGSMSVTMYVTRFLQAQWLPLIPSAILAGLATGLSMALVLKGNGSTAGSDIVALLCNKYFNWKITRVILIFDILVVTPLAFKIGWTKTFWTLVMVFLISKSLDLCLTKWK from the coding sequence ATGTCAAAGATAGGTTTAAAAGATTGTTTACTGATTGTTATGGGTGGGATTTTGTATGCCCTAGTTTTGAATATGTTGGTCATTCCCCATGAGTTTGGAGAAGGTGGGGTCACAGGGCTTGCCTTGCTTTTTTACTACACTATGGGCATGGAAGCAGGGGTAACAAGTTTCATATTCAATGGCGTTCTCCTTGTTTTGGCCTACCGTTTTTTGAGTAGAGTAAGGGTCTTCTATACTTTTTTGGCAGTGGGTTCTATGTCGGTGACCATGTATGTGACAAGATTTCTACAAGCCCAATGGCTTCCGCTTATTCCCTCTGCTATTTTAGCTGGTCTAGCGACTGGTTTGTCCATGGCCCTGGTTCTTAAAGGAAACGGCTCAACAGCAGGCAGTGACATTGTTGCCCTATTATGTAACAAATATTTCAATTGGAAGATTACAAGGGTTATTTTGATTTTTGATATTTTGGTGGTGACACCCTTGGCTTTTAAAATTGGTTGGACCAAAACGTTTTGGACCCTGGTTATGGTCTTTCTTATCAGTAAATCCTTAGACTTGTGTTTGACCAAATGGAAATAG